In one Thermodesulfobacteriota bacterium genomic region, the following are encoded:
- a CDS encoding MBL fold metallo-hydrolase yields the protein MIKDNQIIELQTNIYRIRGEDTSSHSYLIRGDYKNILIDSGVDKNFFKLQKSLLTLGIKIRDVDIVINTHEHFDHIGANRYFQDYSLIAAHRFAATKIAVEDRYVTMYKSGDLNEPSLKVHLWLENRFRFDLGNYILEVMHTPGHTSGSICIYEFTRKILFTGDTLFAGGTLSYISESGSVGDYINSISLLETRKINELYPGHGHISKTPEEDMQKAILNARALLQDEEGVEITHFREVS from the coding sequence ATGATAAAAGATAACCAAATCATAGAATTGCAAACGAACATTTACCGGATCAGGGGCGAGGATACCAGCAGCCATAGCTACCTGATCAGGGGGGATTATAAAAACATTCTCATCGATTCAGGAGTGGATAAAAATTTTTTTAAATTGCAGAAATCCCTGCTTACACTTGGTATCAAAATCAGGGATGTTGACATCGTCATCAATACACACGAGCATTTTGACCATATCGGCGCCAATCGTTATTTCCAGGATTATTCCCTGATCGCTGCCCATCGTTTTGCGGCCACCAAGATTGCCGTGGAGGACAGATATGTGACCATGTATAAATCGGGCGATCTTAACGAACCATCTCTTAAAGTCCATCTATGGTTGGAAAACAGATTTCGCTTTGATCTGGGAAACTACATCTTAGAAGTGATGCACACACCGGGACATACATCCGGTTCAATCTGCATCTATGAATTTACCCGGAAGATCCTTTTTACTGGGGATACCCTCTTTGCCGGAGGGACGCTTTCTTATATTAGCGAATCCGGAAGTGTCGGCGATTATATTAATTCCATCAGCCTGTTAGAAACAAGGAAGATAAACGAGCTTTACCCCGGGCATGGTCATATCTCAAAGACCCCGGAAGAGGATATGCAAAAAGCCATTTTAAATGCCAGGGCTCTGTTGCAGGACGAAGAAGGAG
- the phnN gene encoding phosphonate metabolism protein/1,5-bisphosphokinase (PRPP-forming) PhnN: MMKKYEAKTKGRFFYLIGPSGSGKDSLISYARQRLNGNGSVVFAHRYITRPPLTSGENHIALSKEEFMQRFTRGFFAMHWQSHACYYGIGVEINLWLMKQCNVVVNGSREYLPQALRLYPQIKVVLIDVSHAEIKQRLQIRGRENSDEIHTRLIHNRKFKKSFLLNVPDIVIINNDGTLKAAGEQFVQQLV, translated from the coding sequence ATGATGAAAAAGTATGAAGCGAAAACCAAGGGCCGTTTCTTTTATCTAATCGGCCCTTCCGGATCAGGAAAAGACAGCTTGATCAGCTATGCACGTCAACGCTTAAATGGTAATGGATCCGTCGTTTTTGCTCATCGTTACATTACACGGCCGCCATTGACCAGCGGTGAAAACCATATCGCTCTCAGCAAAGAAGAGTTCATGCAGCGTTTTACCAGGGGTTTTTTTGCCATGCATTGGCAAAGCCATGCATGCTATTACGGCATTGGTGTGGAAATTAATCTATGGCTTATGAAGCAATGTAATGTGGTCGTCAACGGATCACGCGAGTACCTGCCACAAGCTCTGCGCCTGTATCCTCAAATAAAAGTGGTATTGATCGATGTTTCGCATGCCGAAATTAAGCAACGTCTGCAAATCAGAGGCCGGGAAAACTCGGATGAGATTCATACCCGATTGATCCATAATCGTAAATTTAAAAAATCATTCCTGTTGAATGTACCGGACATTGTCATTATTAACAACGATGGCACTCTGAAAGCGGCTGGGGAGCAATTTGTACAGCAGCTGGTATGA
- a CDS encoding chloramphenicol acetyltransferase, translating to MEILPKKLSRLPTVHPTALVVKSKLGEWTEVGPRAKIIETVMGDYSYAVNDCDIIYARIGKFCSIAAGVRINPGNHPLHRAALHHFSYRSSQFDMAEDDDDFFNWRRSFPVTFGHDVWIGHGAVILPGRSIGTGAAVGAGSVVTMDVPPFTIVAGVPAKPIRERFDAYIQEALMRINWWDWKRDKLRRHLVDFRQLSTKAFIEKFDPQAKRKQKR from the coding sequence ATGGAAATACTACCTAAAAAACTCAGCCGCCTTCCAACCGTCCATCCGACCGCTCTCGTCGTAAAGTCCAAACTCGGTGAATGGACGGAAGTCGGTCCGAGAGCAAAAATCATCGAAACCGTGATGGGAGACTATTCCTATGCGGTCAACGACTGCGATATTATCTACGCTCGAATTGGAAAATTTTGCTCCATTGCCGCCGGGGTTCGTATCAATCCCGGTAACCATCCACTGCATCGAGCGGCGCTGCATCATTTTTCTTACCGAAGCAGTCAGTTTGACATGGCAGAAGACGACGATGATTTTTTCAACTGGCGTCGCTCCTTTCCCGTGACCTTCGGTCACGACGTCTGGATCGGCCACGGTGCAGTCATCCTGCCGGGACGGTCCATCGGCACTGGAGCAGCTGTCGGTGCGGGGTCCGTCGTGACCATGGATGTGCCCCCATTCACCATTGTGGCCGGTGTCCCTGCCAAACCCATTCGAGAACGCTTCGACGCATATATTCAAGAAGCCCTGATGCGAATCAACTGGTGGGATTGGAAGCGCGATAAGCTTCGCCGTCACCTGGTGGATTTTCGACAATTAAGCACCAAAGCGTTTATAGAGAAATTCGATCCTCAGGCAAAAAGGAAGCAAAAACGATAA
- a CDS encoding STAS domain-containing protein: protein MKYHIVENAGFFHIKISGNTRKNEALQARRAFPNYIKEKGIKVIVDLQELHEFELITLLEVLNGIRKEINFLGGCLKLCSLNPEILNYFKENRLDQFFEIYKDEEMAKKSEWRNYDKR, encoded by the coding sequence ATGAAATATCATATTGTAGAAAACGCCGGCTTTTTCCACATAAAAATCTCCGGCAACACCAGAAAAAATGAAGCCCTTCAGGCCAGGAGGGCTTTCCCCAATTATATCAAGGAAAAGGGTATCAAGGTTATTGTAGATCTGCAGGAGTTACATGAATTTGAACTCATCACGCTCCTGGAGGTTTTAAACGGCATCCGAAAAGAGATTAACTTTTTAGGGGGATGCCTGAAGTTGTGTTCCTTAAATCCAGAGATACTGAATTATTTTAAGGAAAATCGATTAGACCAGTTCTTTGAGATCTATAAAGATGAGGAAATGGCAAAGAAGAGTGAGTGGAGAAATTATGATAAAAGATAA